In Dasania marina DSM 21967, one genomic interval encodes:
- a CDS encoding class I SAM-dependent DNA methyltransferase, with amino-acid sequence MNNEWDEYAEGWDADDAVQEYANKAFKELANIIELNDSLSIFDFGCGTGSLTEILSPRVKDIIALDGSSEMIKHLANKNLNNVSTIPGFLTQELIDSHPHLTKKFDLIVASSVCGFLPDYNLTLGLLKSLLKTDGIFVQWDWLSDDDNSGMGLSEANALRVLKENGFVEVETKKPFSMKSSKGTLEVLMAIGKQR; translated from the coding sequence TTGAACAATGAATGGGACGAATATGCCGAAGGCTGGGATGCTGACGACGCAGTACAAGAGTATGCCAACAAGGCTTTTAAGGAACTGGCTAATATTATCGAGCTTAACGACAGCCTATCTATCTTTGATTTTGGTTGTGGCACAGGCTCTCTTACTGAAATATTGAGCCCAAGAGTAAAAGATATTATTGCCCTTGATGGCTCATCAGAAATGATAAAGCATCTGGCCAATAAAAATTTAAACAACGTCTCAACTATCCCCGGATTTTTAACTCAAGAGTTAATTGACAGCCACCCTCATCTAACAAAGAAATTCGACTTAATCGTTGCATCTTCCGTTTGTGGTTTTCTACCTGACTATAATCTGACATTAGGACTACTCAAATCTCTTTTAAAAACCGATGGTATATTTGTTCAATGGGACTGGCTATCAGATGATGACAATTCTGGCATGGGTTTATCGGAAGCCAACGCATTACGCGTTCTAAAGGAAAACGGCTTCGTTGAAGTAGAAACAAAAAAACCATTTTCAATGAAAAGCTCAAAAGGCACACTGGAAGTATTAATGGCTATAGGCAAACAGCGCTAA
- a CDS encoding Rho-binding antiterminator codes for MINCNQHDYIEIACLYQLPIKLTLKSGAPIAATAIDTQRNDAKEECIKIKVGSDHQLIVLNDISTMQALIANPHFDTISFS; via the coding sequence GTGATCAACTGCAACCAACACGACTACATAGAAATAGCCTGCCTATACCAGCTGCCAATCAAACTCACCCTTAAATCAGGCGCCCCCATAGCAGCCACCGCTATCGACACCCAACGCAACGACGCAAAAGAAGAATGCATAAAAATAAAAGTCGGCTCCGACCATCAACTCATCGTTTTAAACGACATCAGCACCATGCAAGCCCTAATAGCTAACCCTCACTTTGATACGATTAGCTTTAGCTAA
- a CDS encoding methyltransferase, whose amino-acid sequence MLCQQDYLLHFHTLDAVLTQQQALWQPRAFYQSQVAWQQQHPQLFTALLALSDQQVEQLSQNNAQRLQWFSHYLPDSCQQLACFEPPSLSATSADISPFKTVAIPGRKLAQILAFSQALPDSPNSLIEWCAGKGHLGRTISNLTQQTVHCLEFDRQLCDSGQQLAHKHQADLHFHHQDVLQALPTQLQGPQYDHIGLHACGQLHIQLLTTACQQQAQHITLSPCCYHKIAAEIYQPLSPAAANSALQLSRQDLQLAQEETVTGGQRIHNLRYQEQLWRLAFDELQQALSGQHSYQPLPSISKKIFSGTFHDFCQWAAKHCQLSLPQTLDAPRYLAKGEQRLQQVRRLDLLRQLFKRPLEYWLVLDRILFLYQQGYQAQLLQFCPSSTSPRNLLISAKRQTVQ is encoded by the coding sequence ATGCTTTGCCAGCAAGATTATTTACTCCATTTTCACACCCTAGATGCCGTGCTCACGCAACAACAGGCACTGTGGCAGCCGCGTGCGTTTTATCAAAGCCAAGTAGCTTGGCAACAGCAACACCCGCAATTATTTACCGCACTGCTAGCACTCAGCGACCAACAGGTAGAGCAACTCAGCCAAAACAATGCGCAACGCCTGCAATGGTTTAGCCACTACCTGCCCGATAGCTGCCAACAACTGGCTTGCTTTGAGCCGCCCAGCCTAAGCGCTACAAGCGCAGACATTAGCCCGTTTAAAACCGTAGCCATTCCCGGCCGCAAACTGGCACAAATACTAGCATTTAGCCAGGCCCTGCCCGACTCCCCCAACAGCTTAATTGAGTGGTGCGCAGGCAAAGGCCATCTGGGCCGTACCATCAGCAACTTGACCCAACAAACCGTGCACTGCCTAGAGTTTGACCGCCAGCTCTGCGACAGCGGCCAACAGCTGGCCCACAAACACCAAGCCGACCTGCACTTTCACCACCAGGACGTGCTGCAAGCCTTGCCTACACAACTACAAGGCCCACAGTACGACCACATAGGCCTACACGCCTGCGGCCAGCTGCACATACAACTGCTAACCACCGCCTGCCAGCAACAAGCCCAGCACATCACCCTGTCGCCCTGCTGCTACCACAAGATCGCTGCCGAGATATACCAACCGCTGTCGCCAGCCGCCGCCAACAGCGCCCTGCAACTAAGCCGGCAAGACCTACAACTGGCACAGGAAGAAACCGTCACCGGCGGACAGCGCATACACAACTTACGCTACCAAGAGCAACTGTGGCGATTGGCCTTTGACGAGCTACAACAAGCCCTTAGCGGCCAACACAGCTACCAGCCGCTGCCCTCAATTAGCAAAAAAATCTTTAGCGGCACATTCCACGACTTTTGCCAGTGGGCCGCCAAGCACTGCCAACTTAGCCTGCCGCAAACCCTAGATGCACCCCGCTACTTGGCCAAGGGGGAGCAACGTTTACAACAGGTGCGGCGCTTAGACTTGCTGCGGCAGCTTTTTAAACGGCCACTGGAATATTGGTTAGTATTAGATCGCATTTTATTTTTATATCAGCAAGGTTACCAAGCTCAACTGCTGCAATTTTGCCCCAGCAGCACCAGCCCCAGAAACCTACTGATCAGCGCAAAGCGGCAAACTGTTCAATAA
- a CDS encoding alpha/beta hydrolase: protein MTATLDCIKIEPRLPAQASIIWLHGLGADGNDFVPIVPELHLPDELAIRFIFPNAPSIPVTINNGHVMPAWYDILEMNIDRKVDSQQLRASAQAIQVLIQQEIDSGIASSNIILAGFSQGGAVCYEAALSFGQPLAGLLALSTYFATADSIATNQTHKTLPIQIFHGSQDNVVPEQLGQKAHQHLQSLGFNSQYQSFAMDHAVCQQEIIAIGTWIKGCLQK, encoded by the coding sequence ATGACTGCCACACTAGACTGTATAAAAATCGAACCTCGCCTACCCGCCCAAGCCAGCATCATTTGGCTGCACGGCTTAGGTGCCGACGGCAATGATTTTGTGCCCATAGTGCCCGAGCTACACCTACCCGATGAGTTGGCCATACGCTTTATCTTCCCCAATGCTCCTTCCATACCGGTGACTATTAACAACGGCCACGTAATGCCCGCTTGGTATGACATTTTAGAAATGAACATAGATCGTAAAGTGGACAGCCAGCAGTTACGGGCCTCCGCGCAAGCGATACAAGTATTGATACAGCAAGAAATAGACAGCGGCATAGCTAGCAGCAATATTATTTTGGCGGGCTTCTCACAGGGCGGCGCCGTGTGTTATGAGGCTGCGCTAAGCTTTGGCCAACCCTTGGCTGGCCTACTTGCCCTCTCCACCTATTTTGCCACCGCCGACAGCATAGCCACTAACCAGACACACAAAACCCTGCCTATACAAATTTTTCACGGCAGCCAAGATAACGTAGTACCCGAACAGCTGGGCCAAAAAGCCCACCAACATCTGCAAAGCCTAGGCTTTAACAGCCAGTATCAAAGCTTTGCCATGGACCACGCCGTTTGCCAACAAGAGATAATAGCAATAGGGACATGGATAAAAGGCTGTTTACAAAAATAA
- a CDS encoding TonB-dependent receptor, with product MQKSIVLPALMLCGVYLPSFAYALEMEHVLVTTPIHKTDAQTALPVTVLKGEALRDKVASNLGETLANMPGLANASFGPAVGQPVIRGQQGARVTVLQNGTGSGDASNTSADHAVAVEPVLADSIEVLRGPSTLLFGGGAIGGVVNVIDGRVPESAPEQLSGALELRHGSVNDENTAVFKLEGGNEQAAFYVSGVTRETNNIAIPGYAASVPDEHERENKGQMANSDSELSSFTFGGSYFFDLGYIGLAVNRLDNEYGLPPGAHAAHEDEHLGAEQEEAGEEIIRLDMQQTRYDLRGAILPHNLSEDHVIESVRWALSYSDYQHDELEQDEATGISERGTRFSNEAWEGRIELVHRELAGLHGALGMQFVQSDFSAIGAEAFIPQTELSRYGLFIVEDFHHNDVVYELGARLDKDSFKPKGTIAEESYNSLSLSTSALWQIDQQWQLGAALSSSERAPVTEELFSNVAANLGDYITHAASGVIELGNRQLSTERANNAELSLSYQSELVDGFITAYYNDFSDYIYLANSGSVQDETDIFAYRQQDATFTGVEFEFSLALGEALAGEFDLSLFGDAIKGELKNGADVPRMPPSRLGSRLDYNRGPFNTYLSVIDAAKQNKPGDFELSTAGYTRWDAGASYRFNEGGAQEYLLFVKLKNLTDEEIRGSVSFLRDSAPEAGRSVEFGMRVSF from the coding sequence ATGCAAAAATCTATTGTGTTGCCAGCTTTGATGCTGTGCGGCGTATACCTACCGTCTTTTGCTTATGCTCTGGAAATGGAGCACGTACTGGTTACCACCCCTATACACAAAACCGATGCGCAAACCGCGTTGCCGGTAACGGTGCTTAAGGGTGAGGCACTGCGCGATAAAGTAGCCAGCAACCTAGGCGAAACCCTAGCCAATATGCCGGGCTTGGCCAACGCCTCTTTTGGCCCCGCAGTGGGCCAACCGGTGATACGCGGCCAGCAGGGCGCTAGAGTTACCGTATTGCAAAACGGCACCGGCAGTGGCGATGCCTCAAATACTAGCGCCGATCATGCGGTGGCGGTAGAGCCAGTGCTGGCAGACTCCATAGAGGTGCTCAGGGGGCCATCAACCCTGTTATTTGGCGGTGGTGCCATAGGCGGCGTAGTGAATGTTATCGATGGCCGTGTGCCCGAATCTGCGCCCGAGCAGCTAAGCGGGGCGCTGGAGTTACGGCACGGCAGTGTCAATGATGAAAATACCGCCGTATTCAAGTTAGAAGGGGGCAACGAGCAAGCTGCCTTTTATGTGAGTGGCGTAACCCGCGAAACTAATAACATCGCCATACCCGGCTATGCGGCGTCAGTACCTGATGAACATGAGCGCGAAAACAAGGGCCAAATGGCCAACTCTGATAGTGAGCTAAGCAGTTTTACTTTTGGCGGCAGCTACTTTTTTGACTTGGGCTATATAGGCTTAGCCGTTAACCGTTTGGACAATGAATATGGCCTGCCGCCGGGTGCGCACGCTGCTCATGAAGACGAACATCTAGGTGCAGAGCAGGAAGAGGCCGGCGAGGAAATTATCCGTCTGGATATGCAACAAACCCGCTACGACCTGCGCGGCGCTATCTTGCCCCATAACCTCTCCGAAGATCACGTTATCGAGAGCGTACGCTGGGCACTGAGCTACAGCGATTATCAGCACGATGAGCTAGAGCAGGACGAGGCCACGGGGATTAGCGAGCGTGGCACCCGATTTAGCAACGAGGCCTGGGAAGGCCGCATAGAGCTGGTACACCGCGAGTTGGCAGGTTTACACGGCGCGCTGGGCATGCAGTTTGTGCAGTCAGACTTCTCGGCCATTGGTGCCGAGGCGTTTATCCCGCAAACGGAGCTTAGCCGCTACGGCCTGTTTATTGTGGAAGACTTTCACCACAACGATGTGGTGTATGAGCTGGGGGCTAGACTAGATAAAGACAGCTTTAAACCTAAGGGTACAATAGCGGAGGAAAGTTATAACAGCCTAAGCCTATCGACCTCTGCTCTGTGGCAAATCGACCAGCAATGGCAGTTGGGTGCTGCGCTTTCTAGCTCGGAACGAGCGCCGGTTACGGAAGAGTTATTCTCTAATGTGGCTGCCAACCTAGGTGATTACATCACTCACGCCGCCTCCGGTGTCATAGAGTTAGGCAATCGTCAGTTGAGCACCGAGCGGGCCAATAACGCCGAGCTATCACTTAGTTACCAAAGCGAGTTAGTCGATGGTTTTATCACCGCCTACTACAACGATTTTAGTGACTACATCTACTTGGCTAATAGCGGCAGCGTGCAAGATGAAACTGATATCTTTGCTTACAGGCAGCAAGATGCCACTTTCACCGGCGTGGAGTTTGAGTTTAGCCTTGCCTTGGGTGAGGCTTTAGCGGGCGAGTTTGACCTCAGCCTGTTTGGTGATGCGATTAAGGGCGAATTAAAAAATGGTGCTGATGTACCGCGCATGCCGCCTTCACGCTTGGGTAGCCGCTTGGATTACAACCGTGGCCCCTTTAATACTTACCTCTCGGTAATCGATGCCGCCAAGCAAAACAAACCCGGCGACTTTGAGTTGAGCACGGCGGGTTATACCCGTTGGGATGCCGGAGCTAGCTACCGTTTTAACGAGGGTGGTGCGCAAGAGTATTTATTATTTGTGAAATTGAAAAATCTAACCGATGAAGAAATACGCGGCAGTGTCAGTTTTTTACGTGACTCTGCGCCAGAAGCGGGGCGCTCGGTGGAGTTTGGTATGCGGGTGAGTTTTTAG
- a CDS encoding class II fumarate hydratase — MATTKKTYRIEKDSMGEVRIPIDALYGAQTQRALDNFTISSLTLPRSFIRALGLMKQACAAANDELGLLDTDIANAIQQAASAVAQGDYDNAFAIDIFQTGSGTSSNMNANEVIAKLASSALKQAVHPNDHVNCGQSSNDVIPSCIHVSASLAIAEQLLPSLQHLITCINEKSLHYIDTVKTGRTHLMDAMPITLQQELGGWAAQLQHNTERINHNLSDLQRLAIGGTAVGTGINTHADFGAKVCAQLQQLTGLPFSTSDNYFAAISSQDSAVAMSGELKTLAVSLMKISNDLRWMNSGPLSGLAEITLPELQPGSSIMPGKINPVIPEAVAMACAQVIGNDSTITVAGQSGNFQLNVMLPIIAYNLLQSIELLSNALRALADQAISGFSVNSEHLQANLSNNPILVTALNKTIGYDLGAAIAKRAYHEKRPVIDVAVEMTDYSREQLEQLLDPKKLTQASQPTG, encoded by the coding sequence ATGGCCACAACTAAAAAAACCTACCGCATAGAAAAAGACAGCATGGGTGAAGTACGCATACCTATCGATGCACTATATGGCGCGCAAACCCAGCGCGCGCTAGATAATTTCACCATTAGTTCACTCACCTTGCCGCGCAGTTTTATACGCGCACTGGGCTTAATGAAACAGGCCTGCGCTGCGGCCAATGATGAACTGGGCCTGTTAGATACCGACATAGCCAACGCCATACAGCAGGCGGCCAGCGCGGTAGCGCAGGGGGATTACGATAACGCGTTTGCGATAGATATTTTTCAAACAGGCTCGGGCACTAGCAGTAATATGAACGCCAATGAGGTGATAGCCAAACTGGCTAGCAGCGCCTTAAAGCAAGCAGTACACCCCAACGACCACGTAAATTGCGGGCAAAGCTCTAATGATGTTATCCCCAGCTGTATACATGTGAGTGCCAGCTTGGCTATTGCCGAGCAATTGCTGCCCAGCCTGCAACATTTGATCACCTGTATTAACGAGAAAAGTCTGCACTATATCGACACGGTAAAAACCGGCCGCACCCACCTAATGGATGCCATGCCCATTACCCTACAACAGGAGTTAGGCGGCTGGGCAGCGCAGCTGCAACACAATACCGAACGCATAAATCACAACCTCAGCGACCTACAGCGCTTAGCTATAGGAGGCACCGCGGTGGGCACGGGCATTAATACCCACGCCGATTTTGGCGCTAAGGTATGCGCGCAACTGCAACAACTCACTGGCTTACCTTTCAGCACCAGCGATAATTATTTTGCCGCTATCAGCAGCCAAGATAGCGCAGTCGCCATGAGCGGCGAATTAAAAACACTGGCGGTAAGCCTGATGAAAATCAGCAATGATTTACGCTGGATGAACAGCGGCCCATTAAGTGGCCTAGCGGAAATTACCCTGCCAGAGTTGCAACCCGGCAGCAGCATCATGCCCGGCAAAATTAACCCGGTTATCCCCGAAGCTGTGGCCATGGCCTGCGCCCAAGTAATAGGTAACGACAGCACCATTACTGTGGCTGGGCAGTCGGGAAACTTTCAGCTCAATGTGATGTTGCCGATCATCGCTTACAATTTATTGCAAAGCATAGAATTATTAAGCAACGCGCTGCGCGCCTTGGCCGACCAAGCCATTAGTGGCTTTAGCGTTAACAGCGAACACTTGCAGGCCAACCTTAGCAACAACCCCATACTGGTTACCGCGCTAAATAAAACCATAGGCTACGACTTAGGTGCCGCCATTGCTAAACGCGCCTACCACGAAAAACGCCCGGTTATTGATGTAGCCGTAGAAATGACCGACTATAGCCGCGAGCAACTCGAACAACTGCTAGACCCGAAAAAACTCACCCAGGCATCCCAACCCACAGGCTAA
- a CDS encoding MOSC domain-containing protein: MTQPHYLNGLYIGQVEQLYGMATAINKQPVSGSLQLTTTGLHGDASADQRHHGGPERALHHYPAEHYAYWQQKYVGANIWQAPGMGENLSTTGMTEQTVYLGDRYQWGEAIIEVSQPRSPCFKLNKRWGIEGFSTGMQDISRCGWLYRVIQTGLVSQEQPLQLIDRPANAMSLQQVCDSFFGDPLNPAGLKQLGQQSRLSVSWMAKVQQRLASQTVENWNFRLLGHE, translated from the coding sequence ATGACGCAACCGCATTACCTTAATGGCCTTTACATAGGCCAAGTTGAACAACTCTACGGTATGGCAACTGCCATTAATAAACAGCCTGTTAGCGGCAGCCTGCAACTAACCACTACCGGCTTACACGGCGACGCCAGCGCCGACCAACGCCACCACGGTGGCCCCGAGCGCGCCCTGCACCACTACCCCGCCGAGCACTACGCTTATTGGCAACAAAAATATGTTGGCGCTAATATCTGGCAAGCACCAGGCATGGGCGAAAACCTAAGCACCACTGGCATGACCGAGCAAACCGTTTACTTAGGCGATCGCTACCAGTGGGGCGAGGCCATAATAGAAGTTAGCCAGCCTCGCTCGCCTTGTTTTAAACTGAATAAACGCTGGGGGATTGAAGGATTCTCTACCGGCATGCAAGACATCAGCCGTTGCGGTTGGTTATATCGGGTAATACAAACTGGGCTAGTGAGCCAAGAGCAACCGCTACAATTAATTGACCGCCCCGCTAACGCCATGAGCTTGCAACAAGTCTGCGATAGCTTTTTTGGCGATCCGTTAAACCCAGCGGGATTAAAACAGCTCGGCCAACAAAGCCGTTTATCAGTTAGCTGGATGGCCAAGGTGCAGCAAAGGCTAGCAAGCCAAACCGTAGAGAATTGGAACTTTCGTTTATTAGGTCACGAATAA